The DNA segment CAAGTCATCAAGCTTTAGTTCTTTTGTAGCAGATAGGCTTTTAATTTTGTCATCTTCTAAAATCCCCAATGGCTCATTTTGACCACTACCTTCTACAAAGGCTTTATCTTCTGCCTTAGCAAAATTATGAGCAAAGGTATCTAGGATTATTTTCTCAATCTTAGTTTGAGGATCATTTAGAAAATCTTCGTGAATTGTAATTAAGTTAGATAATGTGTTGTATTCTAAATTCACATCCATATCTTTCATTTCTAAGGCATCTGCAAATAGGTCATGTTCTCCTGCTTTTGTCCAAGTCGCCATAGATTTACTTGGGAAAGTTACAATAGAAGATGAATCTATATCATTTTTTAAAACTGTAGCTTCTTTTCTAACTACGCTCTTTTCTGTAAGTTTAGCTATAAAGTATTCTGTGCTTTCTGCATCCATAAAAGGTGAGCCATCTTGGATAAGACCAAGACCCTTAAAATCTGAATAAGATGATTCATCCTTGTTTCTTAAATAATTCCATAAATTAGTTTTATAGGAATTAGCAGACAATATTTCGTTTCTTTTTGATTTTTCTTTAATTAACATAAATTTCTCCTTTATATTTTTAAATTTGGGGTTAATACCCCCTTTGAACTTGTTTTTTTGTGCGTAAGAGGGCGGCACCGTTGATAGGAAAAAGTCTCCTGGAGATTAGGATGCCCCCTGGGTTACAAATT comes from the Peptoniphilus equinus genome and includes:
- a CDS encoding phage major capsid protein, whose protein sequence is MLIKEKSKRNEILSANSYKTNLWNYLRNKDESSYSDFKGLGLIQDGSPFMDAESTEYFIAKLTEKSVVRKEATVLKNDIDSSSIVTFPSKSMATWTKAGEHDLFADALEMKDMDVNLEYNTLSNLITIHEDFLNDPQTKIEKIILDTFAHNFAKAEDKAFVEGSGQNEPLGILEDDKIKSLSATKELKLDDLKKLFFSLDSEYRENAKWIMNDKTALYLQSLKDGQGNFLWNQYDVTFMGKEILISNFMPDIDTGKKPVALGDFSNYWIIERQNPTIKRLSEMFILKQHQGFIMREYLDAKLMYKDSVLTLSIEE